From Halobacillus sp. Marseille-Q1614, the proteins below share one genomic window:
- a CDS encoding chromate transporter, which translates to MQQLNLFLAFFRVGIFGYGGGPSSIPLVHNEVVKKYKWMSDDEFADILALGNSLPGPIATKMAGYIGYRVSGLLGMINAVLATILPTIVLIIILLTFLNNFRDLAWVNGMTQAVVPVVGVMLAVLTYDFLKKSQGSLGYLLTILLGSGSLILIEGIGIHPGIIIAALLLFALLKPMKKTKNDVTKEQSKESTL; encoded by the coding sequence GTGCAGCAATTGAATCTCTTCCTTGCTTTTTTTAGAGTAGGGATTTTCGGATATGGAGGGGGGCCTTCCTCCATACCTCTCGTTCATAATGAAGTAGTAAAAAAATATAAGTGGATGTCGGATGACGAATTTGCTGACATATTAGCTCTCGGCAATTCGCTTCCTGGGCCGATTGCGACTAAAATGGCCGGCTATATCGGGTATCGGGTTTCAGGGCTGCTGGGCATGATTAACGCTGTTTTAGCCACTATTCTGCCAACGATCGTCCTTATAATCATCTTGCTGACCTTTTTAAATAATTTTCGCGATCTCGCCTGGGTAAATGGCATGACCCAGGCTGTCGTCCCAGTCGTAGGAGTAATGCTTGCAGTGTTAACCTATGACTTTTTGAAAAAATCACAGGGCAGTCTTGGTTACCTGCTGACCATTCTATTAGGATCAGGGTCACTGATTTTAATTGAAGGAATAGGCATACATCCCGGCATCATAATTGCAGCCTTATTGTTGTTCGCCCTTTTAAAACCTATGAAGAAAACAAAAAATGACGTCACTAAGGAACAAAGCAAGGAGTCAACTCTATGA
- a CDS encoding gamma-glutamyltransferase family protein gives MNSIDYLNQPYYAKRTTAVANKGMVATSQPLASQAGLDILKKGGNAIDAAIATAATLTVVEPTSNGIGSDAFALVWVKEQLYGLNASGSSPASISIEAVKERGHEEIPAYGLIPVTVPGAPGAWAELSSRFGKLPLTEVLAPAIEYAEEGFPVSPVLGKFWEAGYKKFKENLEGEEFQAWFDTFAPEGKAPEIGEVWKSPGHADTLRKIAETNAEAFYSGEIADKIDEFSKKYNGFIRKEDLENYKPEWVDPISINYRGYDVWEIPPNGHGIVALSALNIMKGFKVNSKEDTDTYHKQIEAMKLAYADGQKYVADPNYMDVTAEQLLNDIYAEERRKLIHEEALTPEPGTPPKGGTVYLAAADDEGNMVSFIQSNYMGFGSGVVVPETGISLQNRGHNFTMEEGHANSLQGNKRSYHTIIPGFLTIEGTAVGPFGVMGGFMQPQGHMQVIMNTVDFHLNPQAALDSPRWQWMKDKTVWVEPDFPTHIAAELRRKGHDVQVQLETGAFGRGQIIWRDTNGTLYGGTESRTDGTISAY, from the coding sequence ATGAATTCAATTGATTACTTAAACCAGCCTTATTACGCGAAGAGAACAACGGCTGTTGCCAATAAAGGCATGGTTGCTACCTCCCAGCCGCTTGCCTCTCAGGCTGGTCTGGATATTTTAAAAAAAGGCGGGAATGCGATTGATGCAGCGATTGCAACTGCTGCCACGCTGACTGTGGTGGAGCCGACTTCCAATGGAATAGGAAGCGACGCCTTCGCACTTGTGTGGGTGAAGGAACAGCTTTATGGCTTAAATGCCAGCGGTTCATCTCCTGCATCCATTTCAATAGAAGCTGTTAAGGAAAGAGGGCATGAAGAGATTCCAGCTTACGGATTGATCCCTGTGACAGTACCGGGTGCTCCAGGAGCCTGGGCCGAGCTTTCCAGCCGATTCGGGAAGCTTCCTTTAACAGAAGTACTTGCACCAGCTATTGAATATGCTGAAGAAGGATTCCCTGTATCTCCAGTTCTTGGGAAGTTTTGGGAAGCTGGATATAAGAAGTTCAAAGAAAACTTGGAGGGAGAGGAATTTCAGGCATGGTTTGATACTTTTGCTCCTGAAGGAAAAGCTCCAGAAATCGGTGAAGTGTGGAAGTCTCCCGGGCATGCAGATACGTTAAGAAAAATAGCTGAGACGAATGCCGAAGCATTTTACAGCGGGGAAATTGCCGATAAAATTGATGAGTTCTCGAAGAAATATAATGGTTTTATCCGCAAAGAGGATTTAGAGAATTATAAGCCGGAATGGGTAGACCCGATTTCTATTAATTACCGCGGCTATGATGTATGGGAAATCCCCCCCAATGGCCATGGGATCGTAGCACTTTCTGCGTTAAATATAATGAAAGGATTTAAGGTTAATAGTAAAGAAGACACGGACACCTATCATAAGCAGATCGAAGCAATGAAGCTGGCCTACGCCGACGGTCAAAAATACGTTGCGGATCCCAATTACATGGATGTAACTGCGGAACAGCTGTTAAATGACATTTATGCTGAAGAAAGAAGAAAGTTAATTCATGAGGAAGCTCTTACTCCAGAGCCGGGTACCCCTCCTAAAGGCGGCACGGTTTATCTGGCGGCAGCTGATGATGAAGGAAATATGGTTTCTTTTATCCAAAGTAATTATATGGGCTTTGGGTCAGGGGTTGTTGTCCCTGAAACCGGCATCTCTCTGCAAAATAGAGGCCATAACTTTACGATGGAAGAAGGTCACGCGAATTCGCTGCAAGGAAATAAGCGCTCGTATCATACGATCATTCCAGGCTTTTTAACTATAGAAGGAACTGCGGTTGGACCATTTGGAGTGATGGGCGGATTTATGCAGCCTCAGGGACATATGCAGGTGATTATGAATACTGTGGATTTTCATTTAAATCCGCAGGCAGCTTTAGATTCCCCGAGATGGCAATGGATGAAAGATAAGACGGTTTGGGTAGAGCCTGATTTTCCTACACACATTGCAGCAGAGCTTCGACGCAAGGGACACGATGTTCAGGTGCAGCTGGAGACCGGGGCTTTTGGAAGAGGCCAGATCATCTGGCGGGATACGAATGGAACCTTGTACGGAGGCACGGAATCAAGAACGGACGGTACGATTTCTGCCTATTAA
- a CDS encoding ABC transporter ATP-binding protein: protein METETQPLIEISNVKKYYPIKSGLLKRTKANVKAVENVSLEVIEGETLGVVGESGCGKSTFGRTILGLEDLTDGSIKFRGDEIGGLSERKLKKYKKDMQMIFQDPYASLNPRQRIGDALEEAFIIHTRLSKKEREERVKSLLVEVGLKEEHVDRYPHEFSGGQRQRIGIARALSLNPSLIVCDEAVSALDVSVQAQIIKLLKSLQESYQLTYVFISHDLGVVRHVCDRVVVMYLGATAELAASEDLYNNPLHPYTKALLSAIPRPVPGRKRNRVKLEGDLPNPANYPSGCPFHTRCPLAHERCKVEKPQWREVEPGHFVACHEV from the coding sequence ATGGAAACAGAGACACAGCCTCTTATAGAAATATCTAATGTGAAAAAGTATTATCCTATCAAAAGTGGACTTTTAAAGAGAACGAAAGCGAATGTAAAAGCTGTTGAGAATGTTTCCCTTGAGGTGATTGAAGGTGAAACACTTGGTGTGGTCGGAGAATCAGGATGTGGTAAATCTACTTTTGGACGAACCATTCTTGGTCTCGAAGATTTAACAGATGGATCCATTAAATTTCGTGGAGATGAAATCGGCGGGCTCTCAGAACGTAAACTTAAGAAATATAAAAAAGATATGCAAATGATTTTTCAAGACCCTTATGCTTCATTAAATCCCAGGCAGAGAATAGGAGATGCATTAGAAGAAGCATTTATTATTCATACCAGACTTAGTAAAAAGGAAAGAGAAGAACGGGTCAAATCTCTATTAGTTGAAGTAGGTTTAAAGGAAGAACATGTGGATCGATACCCTCATGAATTCAGCGGGGGACAAAGACAGCGGATCGGGATAGCCCGGGCTTTATCTTTAAATCCTTCTTTAATAGTCTGTGATGAGGCTGTGTCTGCCTTAGACGTTTCTGTGCAGGCGCAAATTATTAAGTTGTTGAAGAGTCTGCAAGAATCTTATCAGTTAACTTACGTATTTATCTCACATGACCTCGGCGTTGTACGCCATGTATGTGATAGAGTGGTAGTGATGTACTTAGGTGCTACGGCTGAACTTGCTGCATCAGAAGATTTATACAACAATCCTTTACACCCTTATACAAAAGCATTATTATCGGCTATTCCAAGACCGGTACCTGGGAGAAAGCGAAACAGAGTGAAGCTTGAAGGGGATTTGCCAAACCCGGCAAATTATCCTTCAGGATGTCCGTTTCATACCAGGTGTCCATTAGCACATGAACGCTGTAAGGTGGAAAAACCTCAGTGGAGAGAAGTTGAACCTGGCCATTTTGTTGCTTGTCACGAGGTATAA
- a CDS encoding AIM24 family protein, with protein MSNYSIDEFIRQTKQDESENEFFELETPRILEVNLSDQVWAKSGSMISYNGNIKFEREGILEHGVGRMFKKALSGEGSSLMKATGQGRLYLADQGKKITIFNLDNEAITVNGNDLLAFEPGIQWDIKLMKKVAGMMAGGLFNVTLEGRGRVAVTSHYEPLTLLVKPGSPVITDPNATVAWSGHLKPEFRTDISLKTFVGRGSGESIQMEFNGEGFVIVQPFEEVYTSGSS; from the coding sequence ATGAGCAATTATTCAATTGATGAATTTATTCGGCAGACAAAGCAGGATGAAAGTGAAAATGAGTTCTTTGAATTAGAAACACCGCGTATATTAGAAGTAAATCTCTCTGATCAAGTATGGGCCAAATCAGGTTCCATGATCTCTTACAATGGAAACATTAAGTTCGAAAGAGAAGGGATCTTAGAACATGGAGTCGGCCGCATGTTTAAAAAAGCTTTATCAGGTGAAGGCAGTTCACTTATGAAAGCCACAGGCCAGGGAAGACTTTACTTAGCCGATCAGGGAAAAAAGATTACGATCTTTAACCTTGATAATGAAGCGATAACGGTAAACGGCAACGACTTATTAGCATTTGAACCAGGTATTCAATGGGATATCAAATTAATGAAAAAAGTAGCAGGAATGATGGCAGGTGGACTGTTCAATGTTACCTTAGAAGGCAGAGGAAGGGTGGCGGTCACTTCACATTATGAACCTTTAACTTTGCTCGTTAAGCCCGGATCTCCTGTGATTACAGACCCTAATGCTACGGTAGCCTGGTCCGGTCACTTAAAGCCGGAATTTCGCACAGACATCAGCTTGAAAACTTTTGTAGGGCGGGGAAGTGGTGAATCTATTCAAATGGAATTTAACGGAGAAGGTTTTGTCATTGTCCAGCCATTTGAAGAGGTGTATACGTCTGGAAGCAGCTGA
- a CDS encoding chromate transporter: protein MIYWHIFIAFFIPGIVGYGGGPASIPLVENEVVGRFKWLTVNEFSEMLAMANALPGPIATKMAGYIGYQQAGILGASVGVFATVAPSLILMIALLSLLNKYKGSPRVKLMTSLIRPAIAVLLGVMAYQFFQTSYVSTGTLHTILLIVLSFVLLEKVKVHPAFVIAGSLLYGAVFLG from the coding sequence ATGATATATTGGCATATCTTTATCGCATTTTTCATACCCGGCATCGTAGGTTACGGCGGCGGGCCGGCTTCCATTCCGCTGGTTGAAAATGAGGTAGTCGGCCGATTTAAGTGGCTGACGGTGAATGAATTCAGTGAAATGCTTGCTATGGCCAACGCATTGCCAGGCCCGATTGCGACTAAAATGGCTGGGTATATAGGCTATCAGCAAGCCGGCATTCTCGGAGCTTCTGTCGGAGTATTTGCTACCGTAGCTCCTTCGTTAATTTTAATGATCGCATTACTAAGCCTGCTCAATAAGTATAAGGGATCACCTCGGGTGAAGTTGATGACTTCCCTGATCCGGCCTGCAATCGCCGTCCTGTTAGGTGTCATGGCCTACCAATTTTTTCAGACATCATATGTATCGACAGGCACCCTGCATACTATACTACTGATTGTATTAAGCTTTGTACTGCTTGAAAAGGTAAAGGTACATCCGGCCTTTGTAATCGCCGGGTCGCTTCTATATGGAGCCGTTTTTCTCGGATAA